The nucleotide window TAAATGGTTTAAGCATAATTGAAATTTGCCATAATGTAGCTAAAAGATTGAAAGAACAACAACAAGGAACTATTGCAGTAATTAGTTCTGTTGCTGGTGAGCGTGGACGGCAGAGTAATTATGTTTATGGTACGGCAAAAGGAATGATAAATATCTATTTGCAAGGGTTAAGAAATTCTCTTTACCCGCATAATGTGCATGTATTGACAATAATGCCCGGCTTTGTTGACACCAAAATGACTACCGAATTTAAAAAAGGACTATTATGGGCAAAGCCGGAAAAAGTTGCAAATGATATAGTAAAGGCAATCCATGCCAAGAAAAATGTGATTTATACTCCATGGTTTTGGCGCATAATTATGCGAATCATCAAGCTGATCCCCGAAAATAAGTTTAAAAAAATGAAATTATAATATGTGTAAATTATTCAAGAAACGTTATACCCCAGAATTTCTGACACAAATACCACATAAGGCTGACTTTCAGTTAAAAATGGAAAGCTTTGGACATATGCTTAATGAAAATTGGCGCTTATTCCGTAGGGAGCTTTCCCTAATTATGAGTGGGCAGAAATTTCTGGAGCGTGGAAATATTCCGGAAAATACCCGGCGAATTTTATGGATAGCTACATCAATTAAAAATATTGGTGATGCGGTTATGGCACTCAGTGGTCGGAAATTGTTAATTGATAAAGGTTACCAGCTGGATGTGCTTCTGGATGAAAAAGTTTATCCATTATTTGCTGATGATGACTGGTTTAATCATGTTTATACTGATCCAGTTAGAATAACCGCCGACTATGATTTAGTCATCCTTGATTCTGTAAAAAGTATTTCACTTAAAACTAAGAAGAAATACTTTAATAAAGTACCATATTGTCATTTTCGTGGGCATTTCGATGGAGTTGAATTTAATTGGATACTCTATAGCTTTCACCGGGTAAATGCTTTATTAAACTATCCTTATGAGCAAAAAGAGCTTGATCTAATGGCACGTCCAGAGCTAAAAAGAATAAAAGGCGGAGTAGTAAAAAATCAGCTAATTATTGCTATTGGTGGGGAAGATGAGAAAAGAAGGGTTTATGATAAATGGATTGAAATAGTAGATAAACTTCTCATTAAATGTCCACAGCTGACTATTATCCTAGCTGGCAATGTTAATGCTGTCAACGATGCCGATAAACTAATTGATGTATTTGGTGATCGAGTAATCAATAAAGTAAATATGCTTAGTTTGGCAGAAACTGCTCAACTACTTGCTTCTTCGGGGTATTTCCTTGGTTGTGATGGTGGATTAATGCATATTGCTTCGGCATATGGTTTAAAAGGAGTTGCCTTATTTGGCTATTTTGAGCCTGAATATCGCTTACCCATCACAAATTCCTCGTTGACTAATATTTTTGATGAAGAAACCGTTGCTAATATTAAGCCAGAATTAATTCTAAACAAGTTTATAAAGCTACTTGAAGTTGAGTAGTATTTTGTCAAGGCGTCTAAATCTGGCAGGTATTAATCAACTTGTTCTAGTGTGGGCATTCTTATTTGTTTTACCTCCTATTATTTCCTATTTTTGTCATTTGGATCTTGGTTTTCGTGATTTCCAGTATGTTGGTGCTACTTTTACTTTAATCTGGACTCTCTGGAAGCTTTATCCAGATCCGAATACAAGTATCGATATTTTCTCAATAAATAAGATATTCTTAAAGTTATTTTTTTTAGCATTGATTTTTTCTTATACTTACTCATTTATTGCAAAATATTATGCCTTTCAGCTTAAAGCCGATGATATTGCTATTTTTCAGACTATGTTAAATGCTATGTTGGCGGGTAATTTTGGCTACTCTGGTGCTGTTGGCTTCTATCATTTTGGCACGCATCAGAATTATATATTGCTTCTAGTTGTGCCCTTTTACTGGCTATTTCATACTACTGAAACGCTTCTCATAATCGGTGCTGTAGCTATCTGGGGTACTGCTCTGGGTATTTGGTTCCTTGCCAAACTGTATAAACTTAATGATTTTTATGCATTTCTTATTACCATTTCTTTTGCTTCATCACCATTAGCTGGAGTGGATTGTACTTTTTTGCCTGAGCTTTTTACACCTTTATTTTTAGTTTGGATGATGGTCTTTTACACGAAGAGGACTTTTTTGCCCTTTATCTTAATAGTGATTTTTGCACTTAGTACGAAAGAGGATGCCGTCCTTTTTGTTTTTGGAATTTCTCTAGTAATGCTATATCGTAAAGACTTTAAGTTTGCGATAGTTGCTATACTTGCTTCAGTTATGGTATTTTATATTAATATCGCTTGGGTTCAGCCATACTTTGTTCATAAGAGTGGAATGCTTATGCCAACAACTCTGCAGTTTTGGAGTGAGTATGGTTCAAGTAAGTCTGAGATTGTGCACAATCTTTTACTAAACCCAAAAGAAATCCTTCTGCGTATTTTAAATCCTGCATCAGGGGTGTGGCGTCTATATTTACCCGTCTTATTTCTACCCTTAATGATTCCAGAGGTTTTTCTTGCCAGTATTGTCACAATAGTCATGTGGGCAACTAGTAATTTTGACTTACAGCATGCATATAAGAGCTACTATGGTCTTAATCTAAATGTAATGATGTTTATTGGAGTAATAGTCTTATTGTCGAATAATCGATTAAAGGTTATTATGAATAAGTATTCCAGAAATTTTTACAATATATTCTTATTGTTCTTTTTACTATGTATTATAATCTTTCCATTATGGGGTACAGGCTGGCAAAGTTTCTGGTCTTTTGATTATTCAAATGTTGATGAGGCAAAAAAGCTTGCAGTATATATGGTGAATAATTATCATGATGCTAGTATTTGTAGTAGCTCAACACTTTATCAGTACCTTTCTGTAACTTCACTAAATATGGAGTTCTTTCCCATGTCAAGTTCAGCTACAACGGAAAATTTGATGAATTATTTTAATCGGGATTGCATTTATGCTATAACGGATTTGGGAGATAGTTATCCATTTTCACCAGCACGTATTCATCAGTTTATCTCTGAAAAATCCTGTAGTGAATTTGCTCACGGGTTTTATATTTGTTTAAATAAAAATTAGATGTTTGTATCGAGTAACGTATGATTAGTATTATTACCGCAGTTTATAATCAGTTGGCAATGAACCAGTTGTTCTGGGAAAAGCTTAATCAATATACCAAAAATAAATTTGAGTTGATTATCATTGATAATGCTTCAACTGATGGTAGCGCAGATTGGTTTGAATCAGTTGGAGTGAAAGTAATTCGGAATGAAGCTAATTATTCTTACCCACACTCACAAAATCAGGGCATTGCCGTTGCTAAGTATGATAATCTGGTTTTTATGAATAATGATGTCATTGTGTCACCAAACTGGGATGAGAATATCTTAGCATCAATGGAGCATAATGGTCTAGAAGTAGCCACAGTTTGTGGTATTGAACAGATTGAGAATTTCCTTGCTACTAGGACTTTAAAGCGGCGCTGGAAAAAAATCAAAAATTTTGTTGGGCTACTTGGTCGCTCAAAATGGGTTTTGAGTTTGATGCATAAGTTGATGTATCCAGATTGGAATAAATTTTCTAATGATCGGTTAGATAAATTCAAGTATCAAATTAAAGAAGGCTTTGTTGGTAATACCGTTGTGATGAAACGCAGTGCCATTGATAAAATTGGCTTATGGGATGAGCGTTTACAGCAGGCTGATTTTGATTTGTATTTACGGACTAAATCACGCGAAATTGAAGTTGGCGATATGAAAACGGTACATATTTGCCTAGATACATTTATTCA belongs to Aquella oligotrophica and includes:
- a CDS encoding glycosyltransferase family 9 protein, producing MCKLFKKRYTPEFLTQIPHKADFQLKMESFGHMLNENWRLFRRELSLIMSGQKFLERGNIPENTRRILWIATSIKNIGDAVMALSGRKLLIDKGYQLDVLLDEKVYPLFADDDWFNHVYTDPVRITADYDLVILDSVKSISLKTKKKYFNKVPYCHFRGHFDGVEFNWILYSFHRVNALLNYPYEQKELDLMARPELKRIKGGVVKNQLIIAIGGEDEKRRVYDKWIEIVDKLLIKCPQLTIILAGNVNAVNDADKLIDVFGDRVINKVNMLSLAETAQLLASSGYFLGCDGGLMHIASAYGLKGVALFGYFEPEYRLPITNSSLTNIFDEETVANIKPELILNKFIKLLEVE
- a CDS encoding DUF2079 domain-containing protein, with translation MSSILSRRLNLAGINQLVLVWAFLFVLPPIISYFCHLDLGFRDFQYVGATFTLIWTLWKLYPDPNTSIDIFSINKIFLKLFFLALIFSYTYSFIAKYYAFQLKADDIAIFQTMLNAMLAGNFGYSGAVGFYHFGTHQNYILLLVVPFYWLFHTTETLLIIGAVAIWGTALGIWFLAKLYKLNDFYAFLITISFASSPLAGVDCTFLPELFTPLFLVWMMVFYTKRTFLPFILIVIFALSTKEDAVLFVFGISLVMLYRKDFKFAIVAILASVMVFYINIAWVQPYFVHKSGMLMPTTLQFWSEYGSSKSEIVHNLLLNPKEILLRILNPASGVWRLYLPVLFLPLMIPEVFLASIVTIVMWATSNFDLQHAYKSYYGLNLNVMMFIGVIVLLSNNRLKVIMNKYSRNFYNIFLLFFLLCIIIFPLWGTGWQSFWSFDYSNVDEAKKLAVYMVNNYHDASICSSSTLYQYLSVTSLNMEFFPMSSSATTENLMNYFNRDCIYAITDLGDSYPFSPARIHQFISEKSCSEFAHGFYICLNKN
- a CDS encoding SDR family oxidoreductase; translated protein: MQNVIVFGSNSTIARSVIDKLALERCNFYLFAREKSQLELQINDLKVKYPDINVSADAYDALVDTGEILNGKIKQAFDQLGRVDLVFIAHGNLPNQSACEENWQDANSALKVNGLSIIEICHNVAKRLKEQQQGTIAVISSVAGERGRQSNYVYGTAKGMINIYLQGLRNSLYPHNVHVLTIMPGFVDTKMTTEFKKGLLWAKPEKVANDIVKAIHAKKNVIYTPWFWRIIMRIIKLIPENKFKKMKL
- a CDS encoding glycosyltransferase family 2 protein — its product is MISIITAVYNQLAMNQLFWEKLNQYTKNKFELIIIDNASTDGSADWFESVGVKVIRNEANYSYPHSQNQGIAVAKYDNLVFMNNDVIVSPNWDENILASMEHNGLEVATVCGIEQIENFLATRTLKRRWKKIKNFVGLLGRSKWVLSLMHKLMYPDWNKFSNDRLDKFKYQIKEGFVGNTVVMKRSAIDKIGLWDERLQQADFDLYLRTKSREIEVGDMKTVHICLDTFIHHYIRLSMKAGYPPFIDSKNFIGMHDKWSPEYMKYFDSLNK